The Puntigrus tetrazona isolate hp1 chromosome 23, ASM1883169v1, whole genome shotgun sequence genome has a segment encoding these proteins:
- the pgd gene encoding 6-phosphogluconate dehydrogenase, decarboxylating yields MRKFSRDGAAVLNTLIQSVILRRNKPLTMAQADIALIGLAVMGQNLILNMNDHGFVVCAFNRTVSKVHDFLNNEAKGTKVIGAESLEDMVSKLKKPRRIILLVKAGQAVDDFIDKLVPLLEPGDIIIDGGNSEYRDTTRRCKSLKEKSLLFVGSGVSGGEDGARHGPSLMPGGHKNAWPHIKNIFQSIAAKVGTGEPCCDWVGDEGAGHFVKMVHNGIEYGDMQLICEAYHLMKDVLCMDHDEMAQAFDQWNKTELDSFLIEITANILKFKDEDGTNLLPKIRDSAGQKGTGKWTAISALEYGTPVTLIGEAVFARCLSSLKDERVQASKSLTGPQGVKFTGNKAQFLEDIRKALYASKIISYAQGFMLLRQAAVEFGWSLNYGAIALMWRGGCIIRSVFLGKIKEAFDRNSELQSLLLDNFFSKAVQDCQESWRRVVSTGVQQGIPMPCFTTALSFYDGYRHEMLPANLLQAQRDYFGAHTYELLSNPGKFIHTNWTGHGGKVSSSSYNA; encoded by the exons ATGAGGAAGTTCAGCAGAGACGGTGCTGCAGTACTCAATACCCTGATTCAAAGTGTCATTTTAAGACGGAACAAACCTTTAACCATGGCTCA AGCTGATATTGCTCTCATTGGTCTGGCCGTGATGGGTCAGAATCTGATCCTGAACATGAATGACCACGGGTTTGTG GTCTGCGCGTTCAACAGGACAGTGTCTAAGGTCCATGACTTTTTAAACAATGAAGCCAAAGGCACTAAGGTGATCGGGGCAGAGTCCCTTGAAGACATGGTGTCTAAACTCAAAAAACCTCGTCGCATTATCCTCCTGGTCAAAGCAGGACAAGCTGTCGATGACTTCATTGATAAACTG GTTCCTCTTCTTGAACCCGGTGACATTATCATTGATGGTGGAAATTCAGAGTACAGAGATACGACT AGACGCTGTAAGAGCCTGAAGGAGAAGAGCCTTCTGTTTGTGGGAAGTGGAGTGAGTGGAGGAGAAGACGGGGCTCGTCACGGACCCTCGCTGATGCCTGGAGGACATAAGAATGCCTG gccacacataaaaaatatttttcagagcATTGCCGCCAAGGTGGGCACAGGAGAGCCGTGCTGTGATTGG gTAGGAGATGAAGGAGCTGGACATTTTGTTAAGATGGTCCATAACGGTATTGAATACGGTGACATGCAGCTGATCTGTGAGGCCTACCATCTGATGAAGGATGTGCTGTGTATGGACCATGATGAAATGGCTCAG GCCTTCGATCAGTGGAATAAGACGGAACTGGACTCTTTTCTCATTGAGATCACTGCCAATATCCTGAAATTCAAGGACGAGGATGGCACTAACCTGCTGCCCAAAATCAGAGACAGCGCTGGGCAAAAAGGCACAGGGAAATGGACGGCTATCTCCGCTTTGGAGTACGGCACACCTGTTACACTGATAG GGGAAGCTGTCTTTGCCAGATGTCTCTCCTCTCTGAAGGACGAGAGGGTTCAGGCCAGTAAGAGCCTCACCGGCCCCCAGGGTGTCAAGTTCACCGGAAACAAGGCACAGTTTCTTGAGGATATCAGAAAG GCTTTGTACGCCTCAAAAATCATTTCATATGCTCAAGGCTTCATGCTGCTCAGACAAGCTGCAGTAGAGTTCGGCTGGTCTCTTAACTATGGTGCTATTGCCCTGATGTGGAGAGGAGGCTGCATTATTCGCAG TGTTTTCTTGGGAAAGATCAAGGAAGCGTTTGACCGGAACTCCGAGCTGCAGAGTTTGCTGCTGGATAACTTCTTCAGTAAAGCTGTACAGGATTGTCAG GAATCGTGGCGTAGGGTAGTAAGTACCGGTGTGCAGCAGGGGATCCCCATGCCGTGCTTCACCACTGCCCTGTCCTTCTATGACGGTTACAGGCACGAGATGCTCCCAGCAAACCTGCTGCAG GCACAGAGGGACTACTTCGGTGCCCACACGTATGAGCTGCTATCAAACCCTGGAAAGTTCATCCACACTAACTGGACAGGTCACGGAGGAAAGGTGTCGTCGTCATCCTACAACGCCTAA